The Megalops cyprinoides isolate fMegCyp1 chromosome 9, fMegCyp1.pri, whole genome shotgun sequence genome has a window encoding:
- the agfg1a gene encoding arf-GAP domain and FG repeat-containing protein 1a isoform X7, whose amino-acid sequence MAASAKRKQEEKHLKMLREMTSLPPNRKCFDCDQRGPTYANMTVGSFVCTTCSGILRGLNPPHRVKSISMTTFTQQEIEFLQKHGNEVCKQIWLGLYDDRTSAIPDFREPQKVKEFLQEKYEKKRWFVPPEQAKVVASVHASISGSSASSTSSTPEVRPLKTLLGESAPTLHLNKTTPSQSPVVGRVQAQQMGGQFQEKKFDLLSDLGGDIFAAPPSQTAGSANFANFAHFNSHPAQSTANADFANFDAFGNTGAPAHFPPAPQPLSQPPHTGSTSGLANANFANFDNFPKSSSADFGSFSSSQSNSTGVPKAAVDSTSVPADRYAALADLDNIFSSAKPEPGGGVPSGVSSAPASAGVVPPQAPPAGLGGDRYAALAELDNVFSSSASTSSVYSTSSTAPGNVFSAVTGVTPAQAQQVVPNMPQGFGAPSTNPFVAAAVAPATAPTNPFQTNGRAAAVAAAATFGTGSMSMPAGFGNAAAYNLPTSFSGTFQQPLPGQAPFPQPPAYPPQPNGAGFAAFGQAKPVVTPFGQALAGPGVSSNPFLAGAPTGQYPTGSSSTNPFL is encoded by the exons aCGAGGGCTCAACCCCCCCCACAGAGTGAAGTCCATCTCCATGACGACCTTCACGCAGCAAGAAATTGAGTTTCTGCAGAAACATGGCAACGAG gtATGCAAACAGATATGGTTGGGTCTGTACGACGACAGAACTTCAGCTATACCAGACTTCCGTGAACCACAGAAAGTCAAAGAGTTCCTTCAagaaaaatatgagaaaaaaagatg GTTTGTCCCCCCAGAACAGGCCAAGGTGGTGGCCTCCGTCCACGCCTCCATCTCAGGCTCCTCGGCTAGCAGCACCAGTAGCACCCCCGAGGTCCGGCCCCTCAAAACTCTGCTTGGAGAGTCCGCTCCCACCCTGCATCTCAACAAGACCACACCCAGTCAG TCCCCGGTGGTGGGTCGCGTCCAGGCGCAGCAGATGGGCGGGCAGTTCCAGGAGAAGAAGTTCGACCTCCTCAGTGACCTGGGTGGAGATATCTTCGCTGCCCCACCCTCTCAGACTGCAGGCTCTGCCAACTTTGCAAACTTTGCACATTTCAACAGCCACCCAG CTCAGAGTACTGCTAATGCAGACTTTGCAAACTTTGATGCATTTGGAAACACTGGTGCACCAGCTCATTTTCCCCCTGCACCTCAACCTCTGTCTCAACCCCCTCACACAG GTAGCACCTCTGGATTAGCTAATGCCAACTTTGCAAATTTTGACAACTTCCCCAAATCCTCTAGCGCTGACTTTGGCTCCTTCAGTTCGTCCCAGAGTAACTCCACAGGAGTCCCCAAAGCGGCCGTAGACAGCACGAGCGTCCCCGCAGATAGATACGCCGCTCTGGCTGACCTGGATAACATCTTTAGCTCTGCCAAACCTGAGCCAG GGGGAGGTGTGCCGAGCGGTGTGAGTTCTGCTCCTGCGTCTGCCGGCGTGGTGCCGCCCCAGGCCCCGCCGGCTGGGCTGGGGGGAGACCGCTACGCTGCGCTGGCTGAGCTGGACAACGTCTTCAGCTCCTCCGCTTCCACCAGCAGCGTGTACAGCACCAGCAGCACTGCCCCGGG TAACGTTTTCAGCGCTGTAACAGGGGTCACACCCGCCCAGGCACAGCAGGTGGTACCCAACATGCCCCAGGGTTTCGGAG ctccatcaACCAATCCCTTTGTTGCTGCTGCCGTTGCCCCGGCGACTGCCCCAACCAACCCTTTCCAGACAAAtggaagagcagcagcagtggcagcagcag CCACATTCGGCACGGGCTCCATGAGCATGCCAGCGGGATTTGGGAACGCTGCCGCCTACAACCTCCCCACGAGCTTCAGTGGGACATTTCAGCAGCCCCTCCCAGGACAGGCCCCCTTCCCTCAGCCTCCGGCATACCCCCCACAGCccaatg GTGCAGGGTTTGCTGCTTTTGGACAGGCCAAGCCTGTGGTGACCCCGTTCGGACAGGCATTGGCAGGACCTGGAGTGTCAAGTAACCCCTTCTTG GCGGGGGCCCCTACAGGACAATACCCTACAGGAAGTTCCTCTACAAATCCCTTCTTATAG
- the agfg1a gene encoding arf-GAP domain and FG repeat-containing protein 1a isoform X4 → MAASAKRKQEEKHLKMLREMTSLPPNRKCFDCDQRGPTYANMTVGSFVCTTCSGILRGLNPPHRVKSISMTTFTQQEIEFLQKHGNEVCKQIWLGLYDDRTSAIPDFREPQKVKEFLQEKYEKKRWFVPPEQAKVVASVHASISGSSASSTSSTPEVRPLKTLLGESAPTLHLNKTTPSQSPVVGRVQAQQMGGQFQEKKFDLLSDLGGDIFAAPPSQTAGSANFANFAHFNSHPAQSTANADFANFDAFGNTGAPAHFPPAPQPLSQPPHTGSTSGLANANFANFDNFPKSSSADFGSFSSSQSNSTGVPKAAVDSTSVPADRYAALADLDNIFSSAKPEPGGGVPSGVSSAPASAGVVPPQAPPAGLGGDRYAALAELDNVFSSSASTSSVYSTSSTAPGNVFSAVTGVTPAQAQQVVPNMPQGFGAAPSTNPFVAAAVAPATAPTNPFQTNGRAAAVAAAGLFGTFPPAHFATFGTGSMSMPAGFGNAAAYNLPTSFSGTFQQPLPGQAPFPQPPAYPPQPNGAGFAAFGQAKPVVTPFGQALAGPGVSSNPFLAGAPTGQYPTGSSSTNPFL, encoded by the exons aCGAGGGCTCAACCCCCCCCACAGAGTGAAGTCCATCTCCATGACGACCTTCACGCAGCAAGAAATTGAGTTTCTGCAGAAACATGGCAACGAG gtATGCAAACAGATATGGTTGGGTCTGTACGACGACAGAACTTCAGCTATACCAGACTTCCGTGAACCACAGAAAGTCAAAGAGTTCCTTCAagaaaaatatgagaaaaaaagatg GTTTGTCCCCCCAGAACAGGCCAAGGTGGTGGCCTCCGTCCACGCCTCCATCTCAGGCTCCTCGGCTAGCAGCACCAGTAGCACCCCCGAGGTCCGGCCCCTCAAAACTCTGCTTGGAGAGTCCGCTCCCACCCTGCATCTCAACAAGACCACACCCAGTCAG TCCCCGGTGGTGGGTCGCGTCCAGGCGCAGCAGATGGGCGGGCAGTTCCAGGAGAAGAAGTTCGACCTCCTCAGTGACCTGGGTGGAGATATCTTCGCTGCCCCACCCTCTCAGACTGCAGGCTCTGCCAACTTTGCAAACTTTGCACATTTCAACAGCCACCCAG CTCAGAGTACTGCTAATGCAGACTTTGCAAACTTTGATGCATTTGGAAACACTGGTGCACCAGCTCATTTTCCCCCTGCACCTCAACCTCTGTCTCAACCCCCTCACACAG GTAGCACCTCTGGATTAGCTAATGCCAACTTTGCAAATTTTGACAACTTCCCCAAATCCTCTAGCGCTGACTTTGGCTCCTTCAGTTCGTCCCAGAGTAACTCCACAGGAGTCCCCAAAGCGGCCGTAGACAGCACGAGCGTCCCCGCAGATAGATACGCCGCTCTGGCTGACCTGGATAACATCTTTAGCTCTGCCAAACCTGAGCCAG GGGGAGGTGTGCCGAGCGGTGTGAGTTCTGCTCCTGCGTCTGCCGGCGTGGTGCCGCCCCAGGCCCCGCCGGCTGGGCTGGGGGGAGACCGCTACGCTGCGCTGGCTGAGCTGGACAACGTCTTCAGCTCCTCCGCTTCCACCAGCAGCGTGTACAGCACCAGCAGCACTGCCCCGGG TAACGTTTTCAGCGCTGTAACAGGGGTCACACCCGCCCAGGCACAGCAGGTGGTACCCAACATGCCCCAGGGTTTCGGAG cagctccatcaACCAATCCCTTTGTTGCTGCTGCCGTTGCCCCGGCGACTGCCCCAACCAACCCTTTCCAGACAAAtggaagagcagcagcagtggcagcagcag GCCTGTTTGGAACCTTCCCTCCCGCCCACTTTG CCACATTCGGCACGGGCTCCATGAGCATGCCAGCGGGATTTGGGAACGCTGCCGCCTACAACCTCCCCACGAGCTTCAGTGGGACATTTCAGCAGCCCCTCCCAGGACAGGCCCCCTTCCCTCAGCCTCCGGCATACCCCCCACAGCccaatg GTGCAGGGTTTGCTGCTTTTGGACAGGCCAAGCCTGTGGTGACCCCGTTCGGACAGGCATTGGCAGGACCTGGAGTGTCAAGTAACCCCTTCTTG GCGGGGGCCCCTACAGGACAATACCCTACAGGAAGTTCCTCTACAAATCCCTTCTTATAG
- the agfg1a gene encoding arf-GAP domain and FG repeat-containing protein 1a isoform X2: MAASAKRKQEEKHLKMLREMTSLPPNRKCFDCDQRGPTYANMTVGSFVCTTCSGILRGLNPPHRVKSISMTTFTQQEIEFLQKHGNEVCKQIWLGLYDDRTSAIPDFREPQKVKEFLQEKYEKKRWFVPPEQAKVVASVHASISGSSASSTSSTPEVRPLKTLLGESAPTLHLNKTTPSQSPVVGRVQAQQMGGQFQEKKFDLLSDLGGDIFAAPPSQTAGSANFANFAHFNSHPAQSTANADFANFDAFGNTGAPAHFPPAPQPLSQPPHTAFTALSSSRSVGDFATALPHLAAHSSTSGLANANFANFDNFPKSSSADFGSFSSSQSNSTGVPKAAVDSTSVPADRYAALADLDNIFSSAKPEPGGGVPSGVSSAPASAGVVPPQAPPAGLGGDRYAALAELDNVFSSSASTSSVYSTSSTAPGNVFSAVTGVTPAQAQQVVPNMPQGFGAAPSTNPFVAAAVAPATAPTNPFQTNGRAAAVAAAATFGTGSMSMPAGFGNAAAYNLPTSFSGTFQQPLPGQAPFPQPPAYPPQPNGAGFAAFGQAKPVVTPFGQALAGPGVSSNPFLAGAPTGQYPTGSSSTNPFL, encoded by the exons aCGAGGGCTCAACCCCCCCCACAGAGTGAAGTCCATCTCCATGACGACCTTCACGCAGCAAGAAATTGAGTTTCTGCAGAAACATGGCAACGAG gtATGCAAACAGATATGGTTGGGTCTGTACGACGACAGAACTTCAGCTATACCAGACTTCCGTGAACCACAGAAAGTCAAAGAGTTCCTTCAagaaaaatatgagaaaaaaagatg GTTTGTCCCCCCAGAACAGGCCAAGGTGGTGGCCTCCGTCCACGCCTCCATCTCAGGCTCCTCGGCTAGCAGCACCAGTAGCACCCCCGAGGTCCGGCCCCTCAAAACTCTGCTTGGAGAGTCCGCTCCCACCCTGCATCTCAACAAGACCACACCCAGTCAG TCCCCGGTGGTGGGTCGCGTCCAGGCGCAGCAGATGGGCGGGCAGTTCCAGGAGAAGAAGTTCGACCTCCTCAGTGACCTGGGTGGAGATATCTTCGCTGCCCCACCCTCTCAGACTGCAGGCTCTGCCAACTTTGCAAACTTTGCACATTTCAACAGCCACCCAG CTCAGAGTACTGCTAATGCAGACTTTGCAAACTTTGATGCATTTGGAAACACTGGTGCACCAGCTCATTTTCCCCCTGCACCTCAACCTCTGTCTCAACCCCCTCACACAG CGTTCACTGCTCTGTCATCCAGCCGCAGTGTGGGGGACTTTGCCACCGCTCTGCCGCACCTGGCTGCACACA GTAGCACCTCTGGATTAGCTAATGCCAACTTTGCAAATTTTGACAACTTCCCCAAATCCTCTAGCGCTGACTTTGGCTCCTTCAGTTCGTCCCAGAGTAACTCCACAGGAGTCCCCAAAGCGGCCGTAGACAGCACGAGCGTCCCCGCAGATAGATACGCCGCTCTGGCTGACCTGGATAACATCTTTAGCTCTGCCAAACCTGAGCCAG GGGGAGGTGTGCCGAGCGGTGTGAGTTCTGCTCCTGCGTCTGCCGGCGTGGTGCCGCCCCAGGCCCCGCCGGCTGGGCTGGGGGGAGACCGCTACGCTGCGCTGGCTGAGCTGGACAACGTCTTCAGCTCCTCCGCTTCCACCAGCAGCGTGTACAGCACCAGCAGCACTGCCCCGGG TAACGTTTTCAGCGCTGTAACAGGGGTCACACCCGCCCAGGCACAGCAGGTGGTACCCAACATGCCCCAGGGTTTCGGAG cagctccatcaACCAATCCCTTTGTTGCTGCTGCCGTTGCCCCGGCGACTGCCCCAACCAACCCTTTCCAGACAAAtggaagagcagcagcagtggcagcagcag CCACATTCGGCACGGGCTCCATGAGCATGCCAGCGGGATTTGGGAACGCTGCCGCCTACAACCTCCCCACGAGCTTCAGTGGGACATTTCAGCAGCCCCTCCCAGGACAGGCCCCCTTCCCTCAGCCTCCGGCATACCCCCCACAGCccaatg GTGCAGGGTTTGCTGCTTTTGGACAGGCCAAGCCTGTGGTGACCCCGTTCGGACAGGCATTGGCAGGACCTGGAGTGTCAAGTAACCCCTTCTTG GCGGGGGCCCCTACAGGACAATACCCTACAGGAAGTTCCTCTACAAATCCCTTCTTATAG
- the agfg1a gene encoding arf-GAP domain and FG repeat-containing protein 1a isoform X3, with protein sequence MAASAKRKQEEKHLKMLREMTSLPPNRKCFDCDQRGPTYANMTVGSFVCTTCSGILRGLNPPHRVKSISMTTFTQQEIEFLQKHGNEVCKQIWLGLYDDRTSAIPDFREPQKVKEFLQEKYEKKRWFVPPEQAKVVASVHASISGSSASSTSSTPEVRPLKTLLGESAPTLHLNKTTPSQSPVVGRVQAQQMGGQFQEKKFDLLSDLGGDIFAAPPSQTAGSANFANFAHFNSHPAQSTANADFANFDAFGNTGAPAHFPPAPQPLSQPPHTAFTALSSSRSVGDFATALPHLAAHSSTSGLANANFANFDNFPKSSSADFGSFSSSQSNSTGVPKAAVDSTSVPADRYAALADLDNIFSSAKPEPGGGVPSGVSSAPASAGVVPPQAPPAGLGGDRYAALAELDNVFSSSASTSSVYSTSSTAPGNVFSAVTGVTPAQAQQVVPNMPQGFGAPSTNPFVAAAVAPATAPTNPFQTNGRAAAVAAAATFGTGSMSMPAGFGNAAAYNLPTSFSGTFQQPLPGQAPFPQPPAYPPQPNGAGFAAFGQAKPVVTPFGQALAGPGVSSNPFLAGAPTGQYPTGSSSTNPFL encoded by the exons aCGAGGGCTCAACCCCCCCCACAGAGTGAAGTCCATCTCCATGACGACCTTCACGCAGCAAGAAATTGAGTTTCTGCAGAAACATGGCAACGAG gtATGCAAACAGATATGGTTGGGTCTGTACGACGACAGAACTTCAGCTATACCAGACTTCCGTGAACCACAGAAAGTCAAAGAGTTCCTTCAagaaaaatatgagaaaaaaagatg GTTTGTCCCCCCAGAACAGGCCAAGGTGGTGGCCTCCGTCCACGCCTCCATCTCAGGCTCCTCGGCTAGCAGCACCAGTAGCACCCCCGAGGTCCGGCCCCTCAAAACTCTGCTTGGAGAGTCCGCTCCCACCCTGCATCTCAACAAGACCACACCCAGTCAG TCCCCGGTGGTGGGTCGCGTCCAGGCGCAGCAGATGGGCGGGCAGTTCCAGGAGAAGAAGTTCGACCTCCTCAGTGACCTGGGTGGAGATATCTTCGCTGCCCCACCCTCTCAGACTGCAGGCTCTGCCAACTTTGCAAACTTTGCACATTTCAACAGCCACCCAG CTCAGAGTACTGCTAATGCAGACTTTGCAAACTTTGATGCATTTGGAAACACTGGTGCACCAGCTCATTTTCCCCCTGCACCTCAACCTCTGTCTCAACCCCCTCACACAG CGTTCACTGCTCTGTCATCCAGCCGCAGTGTGGGGGACTTTGCCACCGCTCTGCCGCACCTGGCTGCACACA GTAGCACCTCTGGATTAGCTAATGCCAACTTTGCAAATTTTGACAACTTCCCCAAATCCTCTAGCGCTGACTTTGGCTCCTTCAGTTCGTCCCAGAGTAACTCCACAGGAGTCCCCAAAGCGGCCGTAGACAGCACGAGCGTCCCCGCAGATAGATACGCCGCTCTGGCTGACCTGGATAACATCTTTAGCTCTGCCAAACCTGAGCCAG GGGGAGGTGTGCCGAGCGGTGTGAGTTCTGCTCCTGCGTCTGCCGGCGTGGTGCCGCCCCAGGCCCCGCCGGCTGGGCTGGGGGGAGACCGCTACGCTGCGCTGGCTGAGCTGGACAACGTCTTCAGCTCCTCCGCTTCCACCAGCAGCGTGTACAGCACCAGCAGCACTGCCCCGGG TAACGTTTTCAGCGCTGTAACAGGGGTCACACCCGCCCAGGCACAGCAGGTGGTACCCAACATGCCCCAGGGTTTCGGAG ctccatcaACCAATCCCTTTGTTGCTGCTGCCGTTGCCCCGGCGACTGCCCCAACCAACCCTTTCCAGACAAAtggaagagcagcagcagtggcagcagcag CCACATTCGGCACGGGCTCCATGAGCATGCCAGCGGGATTTGGGAACGCTGCCGCCTACAACCTCCCCACGAGCTTCAGTGGGACATTTCAGCAGCCCCTCCCAGGACAGGCCCCCTTCCCTCAGCCTCCGGCATACCCCCCACAGCccaatg GTGCAGGGTTTGCTGCTTTTGGACAGGCCAAGCCTGTGGTGACCCCGTTCGGACAGGCATTGGCAGGACCTGGAGTGTCAAGTAACCCCTTCTTG GCGGGGGCCCCTACAGGACAATACCCTACAGGAAGTTCCTCTACAAATCCCTTCTTATAG
- the agfg1a gene encoding arf-GAP domain and FG repeat-containing protein 1a isoform X1 gives MAASAKRKQEEKHLKMLREMTSLPPNRKCFDCDQRGPTYANMTVGSFVCTTCSGILRGLNPPHRVKSISMTTFTQQEIEFLQKHGNEVCKQIWLGLYDDRTSAIPDFREPQKVKEFLQEKYEKKRWFVPPEQAKVVASVHASISGSSASSTSSTPEVRPLKTLLGESAPTLHLNKTTPSQSPVVGRVQAQQMGGQFQEKKFDLLSDLGGDIFAAPPSQTAGSANFANFAHFNSHPAQSTANADFANFDAFGNTGAPAHFPPAPQPLSQPPHTAFTALSSSRSVGDFATALPHLAAHSSTSGLANANFANFDNFPKSSSADFGSFSSSQSNSTGVPKAAVDSTSVPADRYAALADLDNIFSSAKPEPGGGVPSGVSSAPASAGVVPPQAPPAGLGGDRYAALAELDNVFSSSASTSSVYSTSSTAPGNVFSAVTGVTPAQAQQVVPNMPQGFGAPSTNPFVAAAVAPATAPTNPFQTNGRAAAVAAAGLFGTFPPAHFATFGTGSMSMPAGFGNAAAYNLPTSFSGTFQQPLPGQAPFPQPPAYPPQPNGAGFAAFGQAKPVVTPFGQALAGPGVSSNPFLAGAPTGQYPTGSSSTNPFL, from the exons aCGAGGGCTCAACCCCCCCCACAGAGTGAAGTCCATCTCCATGACGACCTTCACGCAGCAAGAAATTGAGTTTCTGCAGAAACATGGCAACGAG gtATGCAAACAGATATGGTTGGGTCTGTACGACGACAGAACTTCAGCTATACCAGACTTCCGTGAACCACAGAAAGTCAAAGAGTTCCTTCAagaaaaatatgagaaaaaaagatg GTTTGTCCCCCCAGAACAGGCCAAGGTGGTGGCCTCCGTCCACGCCTCCATCTCAGGCTCCTCGGCTAGCAGCACCAGTAGCACCCCCGAGGTCCGGCCCCTCAAAACTCTGCTTGGAGAGTCCGCTCCCACCCTGCATCTCAACAAGACCACACCCAGTCAG TCCCCGGTGGTGGGTCGCGTCCAGGCGCAGCAGATGGGCGGGCAGTTCCAGGAGAAGAAGTTCGACCTCCTCAGTGACCTGGGTGGAGATATCTTCGCTGCCCCACCCTCTCAGACTGCAGGCTCTGCCAACTTTGCAAACTTTGCACATTTCAACAGCCACCCAG CTCAGAGTACTGCTAATGCAGACTTTGCAAACTTTGATGCATTTGGAAACACTGGTGCACCAGCTCATTTTCCCCCTGCACCTCAACCTCTGTCTCAACCCCCTCACACAG CGTTCACTGCTCTGTCATCCAGCCGCAGTGTGGGGGACTTTGCCACCGCTCTGCCGCACCTGGCTGCACACA GTAGCACCTCTGGATTAGCTAATGCCAACTTTGCAAATTTTGACAACTTCCCCAAATCCTCTAGCGCTGACTTTGGCTCCTTCAGTTCGTCCCAGAGTAACTCCACAGGAGTCCCCAAAGCGGCCGTAGACAGCACGAGCGTCCCCGCAGATAGATACGCCGCTCTGGCTGACCTGGATAACATCTTTAGCTCTGCCAAACCTGAGCCAG GGGGAGGTGTGCCGAGCGGTGTGAGTTCTGCTCCTGCGTCTGCCGGCGTGGTGCCGCCCCAGGCCCCGCCGGCTGGGCTGGGGGGAGACCGCTACGCTGCGCTGGCTGAGCTGGACAACGTCTTCAGCTCCTCCGCTTCCACCAGCAGCGTGTACAGCACCAGCAGCACTGCCCCGGG TAACGTTTTCAGCGCTGTAACAGGGGTCACACCCGCCCAGGCACAGCAGGTGGTACCCAACATGCCCCAGGGTTTCGGAG ctccatcaACCAATCCCTTTGTTGCTGCTGCCGTTGCCCCGGCGACTGCCCCAACCAACCCTTTCCAGACAAAtggaagagcagcagcagtggcagcagcag GCCTGTTTGGAACCTTCCCTCCCGCCCACTTTG CCACATTCGGCACGGGCTCCATGAGCATGCCAGCGGGATTTGGGAACGCTGCCGCCTACAACCTCCCCACGAGCTTCAGTGGGACATTTCAGCAGCCCCTCCCAGGACAGGCCCCCTTCCCTCAGCCTCCGGCATACCCCCCACAGCccaatg GTGCAGGGTTTGCTGCTTTTGGACAGGCCAAGCCTGTGGTGACCCCGTTCGGACAGGCATTGGCAGGACCTGGAGTGTCAAGTAACCCCTTCTTG GCGGGGGCCCCTACAGGACAATACCCTACAGGAAGTTCCTCTACAAATCCCTTCTTATAG